The DNA window CGTCCTCAGCGCCGTCGTGCCCGCCACCGGAAGCGTGGCCGCCGAGACGAAGCCGATCTCATCGGGCAGGACGGCGAGACGGTCGGTCGGAACGGCGACACGTTCGGCCCAGCCGGCTTCGTCGACCAAGGCCACGACCCTTGTGCCCACGGCCGGCCCGGAGCCATCGGCCGCCGCCCGCTCCACGATCCCAACGACGTCCTGGCCAGGTATCCAGCCGTTCGGGCGTATGGTCAGCAGGCGCAGTTCGCCGCGGTTCAACGAGGTCGCGTGGACGGCGATAAGAGCTTCGTTCGCGCAGGGGGGTGGCTCGTTCACCTCGGTAAGTTTCAATCTGGCTGCGTTGTCGGAACAGACGGTGAGCGCGAGCATGGGGTACACCTTTGCCAATTGCGGCGAGAACGACCCCGAGCCTACCGATTTGCGCGATCGAATAATCTAGATATAAAATCAATCAATCGCTAAAAATAGGCAATCATGAGACAACCTCTGAGCTACCCATGGCTCGATTTCGATGTCGATGACGTTCTTGCTCCGGCGATCGCCGTGCGCGTCGACGTAACCGAGACCAAGGCCGAGGTGTCGCAGCATTGGCACCGCAAGGGGCAACTCGTCTTCGCGCTCGGCGGTGGCGTCACCTGCCGCGTTCCCAGTGGCCTCTGGATGGTGCCGCCACATTGCGGCGTGTGGGTGCCAAGCCGCATGCAGCACAGCAACATCGCGACGGCCAATGCGCGGATTTTCTTCGTTTACATCGAGCCCGGTGCTGCCGAACTGCCGGATCGGTGCTGCACGCTTTCGATCTCGCCGCTGCTGCGCGAGCTCATCATCGAACTGTCCGACTGCGCGCCTGACGACGCGAGGTGCGCTTTCCTGGGAAAGGTCCTGCTCGCCGAACTGCCCGATATGCCGGGCCAGCAATTGCATCTGCCCCTATCTTCCGAGCCGCGCTTGCGGCAGATCGCCGAAGCGTTGGCGGACGATCCGGCTGACCGCAGCACGCTGGCGGAGTGGGCCAACCGCGTCGCACTCAGCGAGAGCAGTCTTGCTCGTCTCGTCGTAAAGGAGACTGGCTTAAGTTTCGGCCGCTGGCGCCAGCAATTGCATTTGATCGTTGCGATAAGGGAGCTGGCTTCCGGGGCAAGCGTTCAGCGGGTTTCGGGCGATCTGGGCTATGAGTCCGTCACCGCCTTCATTACCATGTTCAAAAAGGCGCTCGGCAAGCCTCCCGCACGGTATCTCAGCAGCATCGCACGGAATGGCGGGTCTGCATTCGCTGCCTGATCAGGCGGCGGACGGTTCAGTCGCGAATGGCTTGTGACCGAGCACCTCTTCCACGATTCCGCGCGCGATCTCCCGTTCGCCCATGATCACCGTGTCGGCGCCGAGCCCTTTGAGATGCTCGACCTCGGCATCGGAATGGGCGCGGGCGACGACGTTGATGCCGGGTTTGGCGGCGCGCGCGCGCAGAACGATCTGGCCGGCTTCGAACGCGTTGGGGATGGCGAGGATCAGCCGGCTGGCGCCTTCGGGATTGGCGGCAGCGAACACTTCGGCGTTGGCCGCATTTCCGGCGACGGTTTCGATGCCGTCGGCTTTCAGCCTGGCCAGCGTCTTGTCGGCGTCCTCGATGACGAGGAAGGGCAGCGCAGCGTCTTTCAGTGCGGCACCGACAAGGCTGCCGACACGGCCGTAGCCGATCAGGATGGCATGGCCGGCAAGTGTCGTCCTCGGCGGCGGGCCGTCTTCCTTCCTGGAGGCGGCGGCGACCGAAGCCACCTGGCCTGGTTCCGTCGCCGGGCCGACCGGCTTTGCGTCCGCCGATGGTGTCGTCTTGGCGGCGCGGGCTTCCAGCCAAGGTCTCATCCAGTCGATGATCAGGAACATCAGCGGGTTGAGCACGATCGACAGGATGGCGCCGGCCAGGATCAGGTCACGGCCTTGCTCGGGCAGAAGTTTCAGCCCGACGCCGAGCTCGGCCAGGATGAAGGAGAATTCGCCGATCTGGGCAAGGCTTGCCGAAATCATCAGGGCCGTGGCGACGGGATAGCCGAAGGCGACGACGATGACGAACGCGGCCAGCGACTTGCCGATGACGATGATGGCCAGCGTCGCCAGGATCGGCAGGCCGTTGCTGATCAGGCT is part of the Mesorhizobium loti genome and encodes:
- a CDS encoding AraC family transcriptional regulator, which codes for MRQPLSYPWLDFDVDDVLAPAIAVRVDVTETKAEVSQHWHRKGQLVFALGGGVTCRVPSGLWMVPPHCGVWVPSRMQHSNIATANARIFFVYIEPGAAELPDRCCTLSISPLLRELIIELSDCAPDDARCAFLGKVLLAELPDMPGQQLHLPLSSEPRLRQIAEALADDPADRSTLAEWANRVALSESSLARLVVKETGLSFGRWRQQLHLIVAIRELASGASVQRVSGDLGYESVTAFITMFKKALGKPPARYLSSIARNGGSAFAA